In one window of Deltaproteobacteria bacterium DNA:
- a CDS encoding helix-turn-helix domain-containing protein: MKDLINITEVEEMLGIKKITIYHMVHHKRIPHIKLTGKMLRFSRKKIEEWIAANSVEPRKRDVSMKRRGRRKKSTNGLSIDALVDSAISEAIKN; encoded by the coding sequence ATGAAAGATTTGATTAACATCACAGAGGTCGAGGAAATGTTAGGCATCAAAAAGATAACAATTTATCATATGGTTCATCATAAGCGGATTCCTCATATCAAACTAACAGGTAAAATGCTTCGTTTTAGCCGGAAAAAAATAGAAGAGTGGATTGCGGCAAACAGCGTCGAGCCCAGGAAAAGAGATGTAAGCATGAAACGCAGAGGAAGACGGAAAAAGTCTACTAATGGGTTGTCTATAGATGCGCTTGTTGACAGTGCTATATCCGAAGCAATAAAGAATTAA